The Agrobacterium cucumeris genome has a segment encoding these proteins:
- a CDS encoding TonB-dependent receptor, producing MTRPEPAFRHGTRARASLFSLLLASAAMAAIPAQVLAQQTQKVAINLPAGNMATALNRLASQSGLQMVYDASVARGLKSASVSGTMTPAEALERLLSGTGIRYQFIGEKTVRMEMANRSATASEGGESTVLQPITLKGGRVFNGDAPSVVEIDQAAIEAAQSNSLPQLLQKTPGVSASGGVRSQGQSTSIRGFARQSDVRLLLDGAPKNFERYDQGTVFIDPELLKRVEIQKGATSVRYGNGGFGGTVIMESKTASDMLKPGQSFGAWGKTSFQSANKQKLGSAAIYGKSDFGGPVTYDGLASIIWRKSDNMRVGGGQVYDASNDKITSFSANAGAAYDGHELRASVIYGKSGDYGPLAANRGDLGLTAYSIKTYGYDLARLRALAWRDMEDFSSTLKYSYDGDSDLVNFKAMASFSATSLDMTRPAIPGFVPTGSLGGMQDDTKYTDFKLEAENTSNFELGGVSHVANYGVQYMRHERDSWMYDIANRTSAQYNYGRYASWIKPEGKQETIAAFFRDEISLTDTFKVTPGIRFDHIRSQGVPNAAPRYNTPAAGHDYSAVSHSGATPALSMRWEAVPGTTFFADWAYAMRAPVIDELYSSQSLATTASGTSRNLKVERNNNFNLGVSQRFDDVFQNGDSLTASIGGFYNNVTNPITRRFGSANLARVKNVPFYWNTPSYKIYGLDVSASYDSDYIFGNLGVSWMNGSRNGAVNDVYGPDTYMNDLSPLTANLQLGYKLPDWDLALSWNGQFVAHQERTPVNQGTGYFYARPESLGYAVHGIALDWTPKEGMLAGLEVHAAVENLFDKYYFPYLSDGIAAQPGRNFKLSISRKF from the coding sequence ATGACCAGACCAGAACCCGCTTTCCGCCACGGGACACGCGCCCGCGCATCGTTATTTTCCCTTTTGCTTGCCAGTGCGGCCATGGCGGCTATTCCCGCACAGGTCTTAGCGCAGCAGACCCAGAAGGTGGCGATCAACCTGCCCGCCGGCAACATGGCGACCGCGCTCAATCGTCTCGCCAGCCAGTCCGGCCTGCAGATGGTCTATGACGCCTCCGTTGCCAGGGGTCTGAAAAGCGCTTCCGTATCGGGAACCATGACGCCGGCCGAGGCGCTGGAGCGGCTGCTTTCGGGAACCGGCATTCGTTACCAGTTCATCGGCGAAAAAACCGTCCGCATGGAAATGGCCAACCGTTCCGCCACCGCCTCCGAGGGTGGTGAAAGCACCGTGCTCCAGCCGATTACGCTCAAGGGCGGACGCGTCTTCAACGGCGATGCCCCAAGTGTGGTCGAGATCGATCAGGCCGCCATCGAGGCCGCACAGTCCAACTCCCTGCCGCAACTTCTTCAGAAAACCCCGGGCGTCAGCGCCAGCGGCGGCGTGCGCTCGCAAGGGCAGTCCACCTCCATTCGCGGCTTTGCCCGGCAGTCCGACGTGCGGCTGCTGCTGGATGGCGCACCGAAGAATTTCGAGCGTTACGACCAGGGTACCGTCTTCATCGATCCGGAACTGCTCAAGCGCGTGGAAATCCAGAAAGGCGCGACATCCGTCCGTTATGGCAATGGCGGCTTCGGCGGCACCGTCATCATGGAAAGCAAGACGGCTTCCGACATGCTGAAACCGGGCCAGAGCTTCGGCGCATGGGGCAAGACCAGCTTCCAGTCGGCCAACAAGCAGAAGCTCGGATCGGCGGCGATCTACGGCAAATCCGATTTCGGCGGCCCCGTGACCTATGACGGGCTTGCCTCGATCATCTGGCGCAAGAGCGACAATATGCGCGTCGGCGGCGGTCAGGTCTATGACGCGTCCAACGACAAGATCACCTCTTTCTCCGCCAATGCCGGTGCCGCCTATGACGGCCACGAGCTGCGCGCTTCGGTCATCTACGGCAAATCTGGCGATTACGGCCCGCTTGCCGCCAATCGCGGTGATCTCGGTCTGACGGCCTACTCCATCAAGACCTATGGTTATGATCTCGCGCGGCTGAGGGCACTGGCCTGGCGCGACATGGAGGATTTTTCCTCGACGCTGAAATATTCCTATGACGGTGACAGCGACCTTGTGAATTTCAAGGCGATGGCGAGTTTTTCCGCCACCAGCCTCGACATGACCCGTCCGGCCATTCCGGGTTTCGTTCCGACAGGCTCGCTCGGCGGCATGCAGGACGACACGAAATATACCGACTTCAAGCTTGAGGCGGAAAACACATCCAATTTCGAGCTCGGCGGCGTGTCCCATGTCGCCAATTATGGCGTGCAATATATGCGCCATGAGCGGGACTCGTGGATGTACGACATCGCCAACCGCACCAGCGCTCAATATAATTACGGCCGTTATGCCTCATGGATCAAACCGGAAGGCAAGCAGGAAACCATCGCCGCCTTCTTCCGCGACGAGATCAGCCTGACCGACACGTTCAAGGTGACGCCGGGCATCAGGTTCGACCATATCCGCTCGCAAGGCGTGCCCAATGCCGCGCCGCGTTACAACACACCGGCCGCCGGTCACGATTATTCTGCCGTGTCTCACAGCGGCGCGACGCCGGCTCTCAGCATGCGCTGGGAAGCGGTGCCCGGCACAACCTTCTTTGCCGACTGGGCCTATGCCATGCGCGCGCCGGTCATTGACGAACTCTATTCAAGCCAGAGCCTGGCAACCACGGCGTCGGGAACCTCGCGTAACCTGAAGGTCGAGCGCAACAACAACTTCAATCTGGGTGTTTCCCAGCGTTTCGATGATGTATTCCAGAACGGCGACAGCCTGACGGCGTCGATCGGCGGCTTTTACAACAACGTCACCAATCCCATCACCCGGCGGTTCGGCAGCGCCAACCTTGCCCGCGTCAAGAATGTGCCCTTCTACTGGAACACACCGTCCTACAAGATTTACGGCCTCGATGTCTCGGCGAGCTATGATTCCGATTACATCTTCGGAAATCTCGGGGTTTCCTGGATGAACGGTTCCCGCAACGGCGCGGTCAACGATGTCTATGGTCCCGATACCTATATGAACGACCTGTCGCCGCTGACCGCCAACCTTCAACTGGGTTACAAGCTGCCGGACTGGGATCTGGCGCTCAGCTGGAACGGCCAGTTCGTGGCCCATCAGGAGCGCACGCCCGTCAATCAGGGTACCGGATATTTCTACGCGCGGCCCGAAAGCCTGGGTTACGCCGTGCACGGCATCGCTCTCGACTGGACACCGAAGGAAGGCATGTTGGCCGGGCTGGAAGTGCATGCCGCAGTCGAAAATCTGTTCGACAAATATTACTTCCCCTATCTCAGCGATGGTATCGCCGCCCAGCCGGGCCGTAATTTCAAGCTGTCGATCAGCCGCAAATTCTGA